The following proteins are encoded in a genomic region of Triticum dicoccoides isolate Atlit2015 ecotype Zavitan chromosome 1B, WEW_v2.0, whole genome shotgun sequence:
- the LOC119340523 gene encoding probable pectinesterase/pectinesterase inhibitor 41 yields MALYYGSALSAVLLLSLLVLSLSDDAPPSTPVSPSTACNDTTDPTFCRTVLPPHGTSDLYTYGRFSVAKSLASANKFVGLVDRYLSRHRHLSRSAIGALQDCKLLSELNVDFLSATGTALQGTETLLDPQADDVQTLLSAILTNQETCLDGLQAASGSWSDRGGGLAEPISNGTKLYSLSLSLFTRAWVPTAKAPKGAKKPHHGHKKPPAAPAHARRGLFDANDVEMVRRMAIEGPQGTVAVNRAVTVDQGGSGNYTTVGNAVAAAPTNLNGSAGYYVIYVLAGVYEENVEVPKKMKYVMMIGDGIGQTVITGNRSVVDGWTTFHSATVAVHGQGFVAMNMTIRNTAGPAKHQAVALRSSADLSTFYSCSFEAYQDTLYTHSLRQFYRGCEVHGTVDYVFGNAAVVFQDCTFYSRLPMQGQSNTVTAQGRTNPEQNTGTSIQGCTLLPSPELAANAAFDTRTFLGRPWKNYSRTVVMESYIGGLVDATGWMPWSGDFALGTLYYAEYNNSGPGADTGRRVTWPGYHVLGDGADAGNFTVDSMVLGGNWLPQTGVPFTSGLKY; encoded by the exons ATGGCGCTCTACTATGGCAGCGCCCTCTCGGCCGTCCTGCTGCTCTCCTTGTTGGTTCTCTCGCTCTCTGACGACGCGCCACCGTCCACACCGGTGTCACCTTCCACCGCGTGCAACGACACGACGGACCCCACGTTCTGCCGGACCGTGCTGCCGCCGCACGGCACGAGCGACCTATACACCTACGGCCGCTTCTCCGTCGCCAAGTCCCTGGCCAGCGCCAACAAGTTCGTCGGCCTCGTCGACCGCTACCTGTCCCGCCACCGCCACCTCTCACGCAGCGCGATCGGCGCGCTGCAGGACTGCAAGCTCCTCTCCGAGCTCAACGTCGACTTCCTCTCCGCCACCGGCACTGCGCTCCAGGGCACGGAGACGCTCCTCGACCCGCAGGCCGACGACGTGCAGACGTTGCTCTCAGCAATCCTGACCAACCAGGAGACATGCCTCGATGGCCTGCAGGCCGCGTCGGGGTCGTGGTCCGATCGTGGTGGCGGCCTCGCCGAGCCCATCTCCAACGGCACCAAGCTCTACAGCCTCTCGCTGTCGCTCTTCACCAGGGCATGGGTGCCCACGGCGAAGGCGCCCAAGGGAGCCAAGAAACCGCACCACGGCCACAAGAAGCCGCCGGCAGCCCCGGCGCATGCGAGGAGGGGGCTGTTCGACGCGAACGACGTGGAGATGGTCCGGAGGATGGCCATCGAGGGGCCACAAGGGACGGTGGCGGTGAACAGGGCGGTGACCGTGGACCAGGGCGGCTCCGGGAACTACACGACGGTAGGGAACGCCGTGGCGGCCGCGCCAACCAACCTGAACGGCAGCGCCGGGTACTACGTCATATACGTGCTCGCAGGCGTGTACGAGGAGAACGTGGAGGTGCCCAAAAAGATGAAGTACGTCATGATGATCGGCGATGGGATCGGACAAACGGTGATCACcggcaaccggagtgttgtcgacgGCTGGACGACCTTCCACTCGGCCACCGTTG CTGTGCATGGACAAGGATTCGTGGCGATGAACATGACGATCCGGAACACGGCCGGCCCGGCGAAGCACCAGGCGGTGGCGCTCCGGTCGAGCGCCGACCTGTCGACCTTCTACAGCTGCAGCTTCGAGGCGTACCAAGACACGCTCTACACACACTCCCTCCGCCAGTTCTACCGCGGCTGCGAGGTGCACGGCACCGTGGACTACGTGTTCGGCAACGCCGCCGTCGTGTTCCAGGACTGCACCTTCTACTCCCGCCTCCCCATGCAGGGCCAGAGCAACACCGTCACGGCGCAGGGCCGCACCAACCCGGAGCAGAACACCGGCACCTCCATCCAGGGCTGCACCCTCCTCCCGTCCCCGGAGCTCGCGGCCAATGCCGCCTTTGACACGCGCACCTTCCTCGGCCGGCCGTGGAAGAACTACTCGCGCACGGTGGTCATGGAGTCGTACATCGGCGGGCTCGTCGACGCCACGGGGTGGATGCCGTGGTCCGGAGACTTCGCGCTCGGCACGCTCTACTACGCCGAGTACAACAACTCTGGTCCGGGTGCCGACACCGGCCGTCGGGTCACCTGGCCGGGCTACCACGTGCTAGGCGACGGCGCCGATGCCGGCAACTTTACCGTCGACAGCATGGTGCTCGGGGGCAACTGGCTGCCGCAGACCGGCGTGCCCTTCACCAGCGGATTGAAGTATTGA